A single window of Usitatibacter rugosus DNA harbors:
- a CDS encoding Yip1 family protein: MDIVERVQRLLRRPAAEWDVIDTEPHTVPGLFTRYVMPLAAIPPVCAFLGYSVIGISNARLPMSYGVTHFVLSYGLSLFAVYVLALAIDALAEPFGGRENFVQAMKVSAFAPTAAWLAGAFSLVPWVSILSLAGGLYSLYLLYLALPRLMKVPEQQAIGYTTVLMVVALVVTVAATALPYLAIPPSMRGF, encoded by the coding sequence ATGGACATCGTCGAACGCGTGCAACGCCTGCTGCGCCGTCCCGCCGCCGAGTGGGACGTGATCGACACCGAGCCGCACACGGTGCCCGGGCTCTTCACGCGCTACGTGATGCCGCTCGCGGCGATCCCGCCCGTGTGCGCCTTCCTCGGCTACTCGGTGATCGGCATCTCGAACGCGCGGCTGCCGATGTCCTATGGCGTCACGCACTTCGTGCTGTCGTACGGCCTGTCCCTCTTCGCGGTCTACGTGCTCGCGCTGGCGATCGACGCGCTGGCCGAGCCCTTCGGGGGCCGGGAGAACTTCGTGCAGGCGATGAAGGTCTCGGCGTTCGCGCCCACCGCGGCGTGGCTCGCGGGCGCGTTCTCGCTCGTGCCCTGGGTGTCGATCCTGAGCCTCGCCGGCGGCCTGTACAGCCTCTACCTGCTGTACCTGGCCCTCCCCCGGCTGATGAAGGTGCCCGAGCAGCAGGCGATCGGGTATACGACCGTGCTGATGGTCGTGGCGCTCGTGGTGACGGTGGCCGCGACGGCCCTGCCCTACCTGGCCATCCCGCCTTCGATGCGCGGGTTCTGA
- a CDS encoding RNA pyrophosphohydrolase: MIDRDGYRPNVAIVLCNTKNQVFWGKRIKEHAWQFPQGGIKPGETPEQAMYRELKEETGLEAHHVQILGRTRDWLHYHVPTHWVKREWRGTYKGQKQIWFLLRLVGRDCDVSLRASGHPEFDAWRWHDYWVPLDTVIDFKRDVYRQALEQLAGFLDVRPNLSGISPYGRRRKQGQRPRTPRPQIVVPPGTDPLPS, encoded by the coding sequence ATGATCGATCGGGACGGATACCGCCCGAACGTCGCCATCGTGCTCTGCAACACGAAGAACCAGGTGTTTTGGGGTAAGCGCATCAAGGAGCACGCCTGGCAGTTCCCCCAGGGCGGCATCAAGCCGGGGGAAACTCCCGAGCAGGCGATGTACCGGGAGCTGAAGGAAGAGACGGGGCTCGAAGCGCACCACGTCCAGATTCTCGGGCGCACGCGCGACTGGCTGCACTATCACGTGCCCACGCACTGGGTGAAGCGCGAGTGGCGCGGCACCTACAAGGGCCAGAAGCAGATCTGGTTCCTGCTGCGCCTGGTCGGCCGTGATTGCGACGTCTCCCTGCGAGCCTCGGGGCATCCCGAGTTCGACGCCTGGCGTTGGCACGACTACTGGGTGCCGCTCGACACGGTCATCGACTTCAAGCGCGACGTCTATCGCCAGGCCCTGGAGCAGTTGGCCGGCTTCCTCGACGTGCGCCCGAACCTCTCCGGTATCTCGCCCTACGGACGCCGGCGCAAGCAGGGGCAACGCCCGCGCACGCCGCGTCCGCAGATCGTCGTGCCGCCGGGGACCGACCCGCTGCCCAGCTAG
- a CDS encoding glycosyltransferase — translation MARVLCAWEYGGDLGHIQRLTALAVALRDAGHEPALAFSNLQHAGATSRGFRCYAAPLTTGVERPNLSPASLASILLDLGFHDGGGIEGPVRAWLSLFELEKPDAIVADYAPVALLAARVAGIPAVTIGSGFSSPPSVHPLPSLRPWQAITEATLRGADEALTASANKALTALGARPLAQASEIFAARDDILCTFEELDPFGPREDAEYLGPLDESVPGEEVTWAGDRRPRVFAYLKPRYPGFMGLLAALEATAGEAIVVAPGLMAPQAQALSKPNVLVVPRAVSLAPVLADCDLCIGHAGLGLTSKALAAGVPMALLPMHLEQFLIARRVEALGVSSHVRPTPPDRPLPDPTPWIAGLLRDEERRAKAKVLSARFASHSPRASATRAAARVCAILGA, via the coding sequence GTGGCCCGCGTCCTCTGCGCCTGGGAGTACGGGGGCGACCTCGGCCACATCCAGCGGCTCACCGCCCTCGCGGTCGCGTTGCGCGACGCGGGGCACGAACCGGCGCTCGCCTTCTCCAACCTCCAGCACGCGGGCGCCACGTCGCGCGGCTTCCGCTGCTACGCGGCACCGCTGACGACCGGCGTCGAACGCCCCAATCTCTCCCCCGCAAGCCTCGCCAGCATCCTGCTGGACCTCGGGTTCCACGACGGCGGCGGCATCGAGGGGCCAGTCCGCGCGTGGCTCTCCCTCTTCGAGCTCGAGAAGCCCGATGCGATCGTCGCGGACTATGCACCGGTTGCACTGCTCGCCGCGCGAGTCGCGGGCATTCCGGCCGTCACCATCGGCAGCGGCTTCAGCTCGCCGCCCTCCGTGCATCCGCTGCCGAGCCTGCGCCCGTGGCAGGCGATCACCGAAGCCACGCTGCGCGGCGCCGACGAAGCGCTCACCGCGAGCGCGAACAAGGCGCTGACGGCACTCGGCGCGCGGCCCCTCGCGCAGGCCTCGGAGATCTTCGCCGCGCGCGACGACATCCTCTGCACGTTCGAGGAGCTGGATCCCTTCGGCCCGCGCGAGGACGCGGAATACCTGGGTCCGCTCGACGAATCCGTGCCCGGTGAAGAGGTCACGTGGGCCGGCGATCGCCGCCCTCGCGTGTTCGCCTACCTGAAGCCGCGCTATCCGGGATTCATGGGGCTGCTCGCCGCGCTCGAGGCGACGGCCGGAGAGGCCATCGTCGTGGCACCCGGCCTCATGGCTCCGCAGGCGCAGGCCCTGTCGAAGCCGAACGTGCTCGTCGTCCCGCGCGCCGTCTCGCTCGCCCCCGTGCTCGCCGATTGCGACCTCTGCATCGGCCATGCCGGCCTCGGCCTCACGTCGAAGGCGCTCGCGGCGGGCGTGCCGATGGCATTGCTCCCGATGCACCTCGAGCAGTTCCTCATCGCGCGCCGCGTCGAGGCGCTCGGGGTTTCATCGCACGTGCGCCCCACGCCGCCCGATCGTCCGCTCCCCGATCCCACGCCGTGGATCGCGGGCTTGCTGCGCGACGAGGAGCGCAGGGCGAAAGCGAAGGTGCTGAGCGCGCGATTCGCGAGCCACTCGCCTCGCGCATCCGCGACGCGTGCGGCGGCACGCGTCTGCGCCATCCTCGGGGCCTAG
- a CDS encoding choice-of-anchor D domain-containing protein — protein MLRTAPTCPTPKSFRLAPLVVALAAALPAAAATFTVTSTADSGAGTLRQAIMDANAACSTGGASHVITFPGSGPFFMNLNSPLPTIQCAATGQPLSMTIDGTSRATWTANNSSSGWNANAEIQIDGFNATFGGCGIGAFLYGGTLTVTGVRMTNWLYGGNAICASLGPLVVKGSLISGNSNGISLASGFTNTIGGGTADRNVIIANSTYGISGSTAGGSITNNLIGIAVDGVTSAGNGRGINVGSTGAFTISGNYIGNNSLGGMQVTGGPMTITGNKIGNDTSGNAAPNGASGIRINSVSPISITGNVISHNSTAGIEISAGTGVSISQNSIYAEPYGIMLGYGGAINDAGDVDSGPNTLQNWPQINGVTTDGANTQVSYSFTSAAGTFILEFFDNPSPVNSEGKTFVGSKTVTVPAGVSNATHIIPGIFNNISATARNSATGDTSEFSFSEAVIPVPAVTVNPTAVNFGNVPVGSSSAPRTITYTSSGAGDWEPYYAELNDSPTCYGGTIAYGGAFMLTSDCDFEMGYSPGNGCSVTATFAPSALGPYSAYLCIFDNSDNGFSSVSLAGNSVVPPTLTLLPSAYDFGGVSVRTTSPPARFILRNPGSTPVDFTTSVNPPFAIDAAGTSCRSPINPGTSCNISATFTPPSQGSFSEPLAVTPSAGTTAYSQLMGSGVVGPNFAVPNSIEFVYALGNDPTLHELRLTNTGTAPLTFDNITVAGPGFTLQNPCPSTLAPDESCVLTLGFTSATTGQVEGSLTINSNAPGGQRVVRLFGLSQTRPVPLIDVSPREMSYGARAFGTVSPSQRITIRNVGGAPAIINSIVPSPDYVIVSTTCTTTLAPLTSCTADVSLQALSYGQRRGTVVVIANDERSPHSVSLLGTSCRGSGLILGRLGITTGCQP, from the coding sequence ATGCTGCGCACAGCCCCCACCTGCCCGACCCCGAAATCCTTTCGCCTTGCACCGCTGGTGGTCGCATTGGCCGCCGCGTTGCCGGCAGCCGCAGCCACATTCACGGTCACCTCGACCGCTGATTCGGGCGCTGGCACCCTGCGCCAGGCGATCATGGACGCGAATGCCGCCTGCTCTACCGGTGGTGCGAGCCATGTCATCACCTTTCCGGGCTCCGGGCCTTTCTTCATGAACCTGAACAGCCCGTTGCCCACGATCCAGTGCGCAGCGACCGGCCAACCGCTCAGCATGACCATTGACGGCACCAGCCGCGCGACCTGGACCGCCAACAACAGCAGCAGCGGCTGGAACGCCAACGCCGAGATCCAGATCGACGGGTTCAACGCCACGTTCGGCGGCTGCGGCATAGGTGCCTTCCTGTACGGCGGCACGCTGACCGTGACCGGCGTGCGCATGACCAACTGGCTCTACGGCGGCAACGCGATCTGCGCCTCGCTCGGCCCGCTGGTCGTCAAGGGCAGCCTGATCAGCGGCAATTCAAATGGGATCTCGCTCGCCTCGGGCTTCACGAACACCATCGGTGGCGGGACCGCGGACCGCAACGTCATCATCGCCAACTCGACCTATGGCATCAGCGGCTCCACCGCGGGCGGCTCGATCACCAACAACCTGATCGGCATCGCCGTGGACGGCGTGACGTCGGCCGGCAACGGCCGGGGCATCAACGTCGGCAGCACCGGGGCCTTCACGATCAGCGGCAACTACATCGGGAACAACTCGCTGGGCGGCATGCAGGTCACGGGCGGGCCCATGACCATCACCGGCAACAAGATCGGCAACGACACCTCCGGCAACGCCGCGCCGAACGGCGCGTCCGGCATCCGCATCAACTCCGTGTCGCCGATCAGCATCACCGGCAACGTGATCTCGCACAACAGCACCGCGGGCATCGAGATCTCGGCCGGCACGGGCGTTTCGATCAGCCAGAACTCCATCTACGCGGAGCCGTACGGGATCATGCTGGGCTACGGCGGCGCCATCAACGACGCGGGTGACGTCGATAGCGGCCCCAACACGCTTCAGAACTGGCCCCAGATCAACGGCGTCACCACGGATGGCGCCAACACGCAAGTGAGCTACTCGTTCACCAGCGCGGCCGGCACCTTCATTCTCGAGTTCTTCGACAATCCGTCCCCGGTCAACTCCGAAGGCAAGACTTTTGTCGGATCCAAGACCGTCACGGTGCCCGCAGGTGTTTCGAACGCGACGCATATCATCCCGGGCATCTTCAACAACATCTCCGCCACCGCGCGCAACAGCGCGACGGGCGACACCTCCGAGTTCTCGTTCAGCGAAGCGGTCATCCCCGTGCCGGCCGTCACCGTGAACCCGACGGCGGTGAACTTCGGCAACGTGCCCGTGGGCAGCTCCAGCGCGCCCCGCACGATCACCTACACGAGCTCGGGCGCCGGCGACTGGGAGCCTTACTACGCCGAGCTCAATGATTCGCCCACCTGCTACGGCGGCACGATCGCCTATGGCGGGGCGTTCATGCTCACCTCGGATTGCGATTTCGAGATGGGGTACTCGCCTGGGAATGGCTGCTCCGTCACGGCGACCTTTGCCCCGTCCGCCCTCGGCCCGTACTCGGCCTATCTCTGCATCTTCGACAATTCGGATAACGGCTTCTCGTCCGTCTCGCTGGCGGGCAACAGCGTCGTTCCCCCGACGCTCACCCTGCTTCCGTCGGCCTACGACTTCGGCGGCGTGAGCGTGCGCACGACGTCGCCGCCGGCGCGATTCATCCTTCGCAACCCCGGCTCGACGCCCGTCGATTTCACGACCAGCGTCAATCCGCCGTTCGCGATCGATGCCGCGGGCACCAGCTGCCGCAGCCCGATCAACCCGGGCACGTCGTGCAACATCAGCGCGACCTTCACGCCGCCGTCCCAGGGATCGTTCAGCGAGCCGCTGGCCGTCACGCCCAGCGCCGGAACCACGGCGTATTCGCAGCTCATGGGCAGCGGCGTCGTGGGGCCCAACTTTGCGGTCCCCAACTCCATCGAATTCGTCTACGCGCTGGGCAACGATCCCACGCTGCATGAGCTGCGCCTCACCAACACCGGAACCGCGCCGCTCACGTTCGACAACATCACGGTGGCCGGCCCCGGCTTCACGCTGCAGAATCCCTGCCCCTCGACGCTCGCACCGGACGAAAGCTGCGTCCTCACGCTCGGCTTCACGAGCGCCACGACCGGCCAAGTCGAGGGCTCGCTCACCATCAACTCCAACGCCCCCGGCGGCCAGCGCGTGGTCCGGCTCTTCGGCCTGAGCCAGACGCGCCCCGTCCCGCTGATCGACGTCTCTCCGCGCGAGATGTCCTACGGAGCCCGCGCGTTCGGCACCGTGAGCCCCTCGCAGCGGATCACGATTCGCAACGTCGGCGGCGCGCCCGCGATCATCAACAGCATCGTCCCGAGCCCCGACTACGTGATCGTGAGCACGACCTGCACGACCACGCTGGCACCGCTCACGTCGTGCACCGCGGACGTCTCGCTGCAGGCCCTCTCGTACGGGCAGCGCCGGGGCACGGTGGTGGTGATCGCGAACGACGAAAGGTCGCCGCATTCGGTCAGCCTGCTCGGCACGAGCTGCCGTGGCTCGGGATTGATCCTCGGGCGACTGGGCATCACCACGGGCTGCCAGCCGTAA
- a CDS encoding glycosyltransferase, with translation MARIALAWEYGASFGHAAAVARLGDALRQRGHTVSLMLRELRPLQALPETRALTVFQAPAWTADAPNFTPRSFAEVMVGAGYRDPVTFSGILSAWHVLFAGWKPDLVIGDYAPTALIAARALGIRRATYGNGFFTPPAGRPMPPFRTDLPAQEQDIANSEAFVLGIVNGALERLGAAPLEYLAQQFEVDEHFLCTFPELDHYFPRSRVGYWGPRMSIDRGRLTDWPEGRGKRVLVYLPATQPSLDDLFRQLRARGAEVVAYIPRLDAARRAAFASPHIRMSEGPVRLDRLLARCDLMVSLGGDIAHGTLAFGIPQLLFPQQFEQHITALRMETLGAALAVRGPGVEIAQQAGSVAEPLERVLQQPGFTLAARAFRARYPAWSPQEQLRRVVARTEELVR, from the coding sequence ATGGCGCGCATCGCCCTCGCGTGGGAGTACGGCGCGTCCTTCGGCCACGCGGCCGCCGTCGCCCGCCTCGGCGACGCGCTGCGACAGCGCGGTCACACGGTCTCTCTCATGCTGCGCGAGCTGCGCCCGCTGCAGGCGCTGCCCGAGACCCGCGCGCTCACGGTCTTCCAGGCGCCTGCATGGACGGCGGACGCACCGAACTTCACGCCGCGCAGCTTCGCGGAAGTGATGGTCGGCGCGGGCTACCGCGATCCGGTCACGTTCTCGGGAATCCTCTCGGCGTGGCACGTGCTCTTCGCGGGCTGGAAGCCGGACCTCGTGATCGGCGACTACGCCCCCACGGCGCTCATCGCGGCACGCGCGCTCGGGATCCGCCGCGCCACCTACGGCAACGGCTTCTTCACGCCTCCGGCTGGAAGGCCGATGCCGCCGTTTCGCACCGACCTGCCGGCCCAGGAACAGGACATCGCGAACTCGGAGGCCTTCGTGCTCGGCATCGTGAATGGGGCGCTCGAGCGCCTGGGCGCCGCGCCCCTCGAATATCTCGCGCAGCAGTTCGAGGTCGACGAGCATTTCCTCTGTACATTTCCCGAGCTGGACCACTACTTCCCGCGATCGCGCGTGGGCTACTGGGGACCGCGCATGTCGATCGACCGCGGCCGCCTCACGGATTGGCCGGAGGGCCGCGGCAAGCGCGTACTGGTGTACTTGCCCGCCACACAACCGTCGCTCGACGACCTGTTCCGCCAACTGCGCGCACGGGGCGCGGAAGTCGTCGCCTACATTCCGCGCCTGGACGCCGCGCGGCGCGCGGCCTTCGCGTCACCGCACATCCGCATGAGCGAGGGGCCGGTTCGCCTGGACCGGCTGCTCGCGCGTTGCGACCTCATGGTCTCGCTGGGCGGCGACATCGCCCATGGCACGCTCGCGTTCGGAATCCCGCAGCTCCTCTTTCCGCAGCAGTTCGAGCAGCACATCACGGCCTTGCGCATGGAGACCCTCGGCGCCGCCCTCGCGGTTCGCGGCCCGGGTGTCGAGATCGCGCAGCAGGCGGGCAGCGTGGCGGAGCCCCTCGAGCGCGTGCTCCAGCAGCCGGGCTTCACGCTCGCGGCGCGCGCCTTCCGCGCCCGCTACCCGGCGTGGTCCCCTCAGGAGCAGCTGCGGCGCGTGGTCGCGAGGACGGAAGAGCTCGTCCGCTAA